The following nucleotide sequence is from marine bacterium B5-7.
CCCCATGCGCTGACAAAGCCATCGACAGGGCTGATAAATACACCTGGCTGTGCTTGGGTGTTGCGTACGCCAGGTTTTAAGGGGCGCGTGAAAAAATCATGAAAGCAATCATAGTCTTCAGGCTGGGTCAGTACCGATTCTTGCAGGTTCACTTGATAGCGTTTAACAAACCAACGGATAAATGTATTCTTAAACCACAGTGGGCGTTTCAGATGTGTGAAATAGCCAACGAGTTCAGATAGCAAATGTTGTGGCAAACAGCATTGCCAAGAAGAGCGGTTGATCATGTTCCTAGAAACCTTGGTTTATCAGGGGTTGTCAGTGTAACAGATTGATTTAAACCCAGAAACCATGGTGTGATAAAAGTTACGGTGTTAATTTGGGTTCGATTGAATCAGTGGGCTGTGATTCACCTTCACCTTCATCATCGTCATCATCTTGATCATCCTTATCTTCTTGATGCAGCAGTTTAGCTTGAGGCGAGACGGCGCGCGCAAAATTTTCGACATCTAAAAAGTCTTCTGTGCTGTCCTCGGTGACTAAGGGTTCTGGGTTGATTTTGAGGACTGTGTCTGGCGTGGGTGTTTCTTCGAAAGAGGTACTGTCTTCCTGAGGGTGTGTTTCTGGCGCCACTGTCATCCCGGAATTTGCCGCAGGCAAATATCCGGGATCTCCGTCTACTTTTTGTTTGCGGGGCAATAAGGGTTTTCCGCCTAGCAGCTTAGGTAGGATCCAGTTACTCAACTGCACGCCAACACCTGCGATGATGGACGCCGTTAGTAAGCCTAAACCAATAGGCGCGATAGGCGGGAAGAATAAACATATCGTGCCTGCGACGGTGAATGTCATTAAGCTTAGCTGTAGCCAGCTTGCGCGGTAAGTGCGTTTTGCTAATTCGGTTTGCTTTTCTAGCACAGTAATTTGCGCCTGTAATTTCCGCATTATTCGTGGATGTAAGCGTTCGACTTGTGCAGCTTCTAAAGCGAGTCGACGTTCCACAAGACTATTCTTTCTATGCACATATTGTTTTCGACGTTTATGTAGACGAGAGAATTCTTTAACGAGCGTTAAGCCAACACCGATGGTTGCTAATATGATGGCGGTTGCTGGAAAGACCAATGATACAGTGGTTAAGGCAACGCTTGTGATAGCCACACCAGACTTGATGGCTTTGTGTAAGTTAGATTCTCGACCAAACGTTAATGTGATGGCCATATCCCAAACCGCATTAATGGATAGCAAGGCCAAATGGATAGGAGGAAGGGCGTGCATAACGCCACGTAAACTTTGTGCGATGGGATGGACGACAGCACCTAAAAACTTAAAAAAGAGTTTTGAGAATTTAACAACTTTGTGAATGCCCTGTGAAACAGCGAGTGCACGTGAAGCATGCTCAAGCGACTGGGTTGGTCGCTTGCTTTTGGTCGCAAAGGCGGCCATTTGTTCGTCTATCGAGCCGTTTGGTGTCATCCTAGAAACCTCAGCTGGGCATGGGTATAATGAACGATTCTATCATGCTGTTCGAAAGAGATAAATCATGAAGACTTATTTAGTCGGTGGCGCGGTACGTGACCAATTGCTGGACTTGCCTGTGAAAGAGCGAGATTGGGTTGTCGTTGGCGCGACGCCTGAAACCTTGCTATCACAAGGCTATCAAGCTGTTGGTAAAGATTTTCCCGTGTTTTTACATCCAGAGACGCACGAAGAATATGCGCTTGCACGTACGGAGCGGAAAACCGGTAAAGGTTACACTGGGTTTGATTGCTATGCTGCGCCCGATGTAACGCTAGAACAAGATTTATTGCGGCGTGATTTAACCATCAATGCGATCGCACAAACGCCTGACGGTGGGTTAGTGGATCCCTTCAATGGTCAAGCAGATATTCAAGCCAAAGTCTTGCGCCATGTGTCACCGGCTTTTGTCGAAGACCCCGTGCGCATTTTACGCTTGGCACGTTTTGCCGCACGCTTTGCTGATTTTTCTGTGGCACCAGAGACGATGCAGTTGATGCAACAAATGGTCAAAGACGGTGAGGTGGATGCATTGGTACCGGAACGTGTTTGGCAAGAGTGGCAAAAATCATTAAGTACAACAGCGCCCCATCGATTCATCGAGGTGTTGCGTGATGCCAACGCATTGAATGTATTGCTACCTGAATTAATGGCGCAACGTGATTGGCATCAACCTGAAACGGAAGACTGCCAAGTTCGTTTTTCCGCTTTATTTAAAGGGATCCCGTCGACGGATGTGAGCAATATCACCAAACGTTTTCGCGTGCCCAATGACTATTCGCAGCTCGCTATTTTAACCGCAGCGCATCACGAACAGTTGGCGGCTTGTGAACAAGGTAATGCGGAAATGGTATTACAATTGTTGGAAAAAACAGATGCACTACGTCGACCAGAACGTTTCCAACAATTTTTGTTGGCCTGCGACATGACACAATCCATTTGTGGGAAAGCCTTAACCGCGGTACAACACGTTGATGTTGCACCGTTTGTTAATCAAGGTTTGAAAGGACAAGCGATTGCAGAAGCATTACGCGAAGCGCGTCTTCAAGCTTTGCAGCGTGTTTTGTAAAGGAGTTTTTGCGCAGGTGACAAATACGCGCGAGAATCGCTAGAATTATAATTGTTTTTCACAAAGCCACTTAAGAAATCATATTCTTCAGGGCGTGTTAACATCTTCAAATCCATTTTATTGAATTGGCAAACCGTCATTTGTGGTTGCGCTTTAGGCGTATTGTTTGGCCGCGTTAAGAAAACGACCTGGCACCATTCTCCTTGCCAACCATGAATCGTTTTGACCACATGTTGGTCAGGATATTGCGGGTTACGCATTTGCACCGTGAATGTGTTGCAAGATTTTAAATGATCTAAGAAGGCGGTTTCTTTACTGTGGTAGCCAGAATAAGGCTGAACCACCGTTTCTGGCAGGATCGTATGATTTGCTGTGACATGAAAACGTGCTTGAGTTGATGAAAAAATAGACATTGCTGCGAGAGAAATCGCGAGATATCGAATTAAGAAGTGTTTCATACGCTAATCCTTACCATGTTAGGCAGTAACTCTAGAGTGTTCTTTGGCTGACTGCAAGTGAGGTTAGTTAGCGGGTGAATTTGTGTGGTTTCCTGATATAATGCTTCCTTAATTTAGGAGTTGGCGCACGTGGGTTGCGGTAGGTCTTTCGAAAACACGCATAAATCCATCCCTGGAGCTCGACGGCGGCTATCCCTGCCGCCGACGGTTTTCGAAAAACCTACCGCGCCCCGCGTGGTCAAATGTCCGTAAAGTGTCATATTTTAACGTGCAGAAACAACAATGCCCATTTACGAATACCAATGTCAAGCGTGCCGAGCCACGTGTGAAAAATTACAAAAGATGTCTGACTCTCCGGCAATAGATTGTGAGGCTTGTGGCAAACCCGAACTAGAGCGCCTCATTTCTATGCCAGGCTTTCGATTGAAAGGCACAGGTTGGTATGAGACTGATTTTAAGAATAGCGGCAAACCAGCTGCTAACAAACCGACGGAAGCGACATCCAACACGGATACGCCTTCATCATCATCCACTGACAGCAACAAAAGTGAATAAGCATGGCTAATACAGCAAGAACGCAATAT
It contains:
- the cca gene encoding CCA-adding enzyme yields the protein MKTYLVGGAVRDQLLDLPVKERDWVVVGATPETLLSQGYQAVGKDFPVFLHPETHEEYALARTERKTGKGYTGFDCYAAPDVTLEQDLLRRDLTINAIAQTPDGGLVDPFNGQADIQAKVLRHVSPAFVEDPVRILRLARFAARFADFSVAPETMQLMQQMVKDGEVDALVPERVWQEWQKSLSTTAPHRFIEVLRDANALNVLLPELMAQRDWHQPETEDCQVRFSALFKGIPSTDVSNITKRFRVPNDYSQLAILTAAHHEQLAACEQGNAEMVLQLLEKTDALRRPERFQQFLLACDMTQSICGKALTAVQHVDVAPFVNQGLKGQAIAEALREARLQALQRVL
- a CDS encoding FmdB family transcriptional regulator → MPIYEYQCQACRATCEKLQKMSDSPAIDCEACGKPELERLISMPGFRLKGTGWYETDFKNSGKPAANKPTEATSNTDTPSSSSTDSNKSE